Proteins encoded by one window of Arabidopsis thaliana chromosome 2, partial sequence:
- a CDS encoding B3 domain protein (DUF313) (Domain of unknown function (DUF313); CONTAINS InterPro DOMAIN/s: Protein of unknown function DUF313 (InterPro:IPR005508); BEST Arabidopsis thaliana protein match is: Domain of unknown function (DUF313) (TAIR:AT3G24850.1); Has 144 Blast hits to 144 proteins in 5 species: Archae - 0; Bacteria - 0; Metazoa - 0; Fungi - 0; Plants - 144; Viruses - 0; Other Eukaryotes - 0 (source: NCBI BLink).): MIFKKEVSKEDVECVETLLMMSNSKPTREEYNKLQLCILRRNKSSTITTPSTVMESKSHIHDHSLRESPTRRSRNRHDLPPMSPPMEQRKSKKAKRSTDASSSKTREPTPGWLISLMRSKNGGDVEDNSKKIIDKELFQTDVDPHQSRLSIPVSQIVELEFLNHEEKRAIEEDANRVRKEGVDAILVDSHLREFPVNLRLRDMRGILLYNLVAGWNQVVTDCLLEENTNIRLWSFHADDTLYFALVPLYAN, translated from the coding sequence ATGATCTTCAAAAAAGAGGTGTCTAAAGAAGATGTCGAGTGTGTGGAAACATTACTGATGATGAGTAACTCAAAGCCAACGCGGGAGGAGTATAACAAACTTCAGTTATGTATACTtcgaagaaacaaaagctcgACGATTACTACTCCTTCTACCGTCATGGAGTCTAAATCCCATATTCACGACCACTCATTAAGAGAATCTCCAACAAGACGCAGTAGAAACAGACATGATCTCCCTCCTATGTCTCCTCCCATGGAACAACGAAAATCTAAGAAGGCAAAACGCAGTAcggatgcttcttcttccaagaCAAGAGAGCCGACGCCAGGGTGGCTTATCAGCTTGATGAGAAGCAAGAACGGTGGAGACGTTGAAGACAATTCGAAGAAGATCATAGATAAAGAATTATTCCAAACCGATGTCGATCCACACCAAAGTCGTCTCTCAATACCTGTCAGCCAGATCGTGGAGTTGGAATTCTTGAACCACGAGGAAAAAAGGGCCATAGAAGAAGATGCCAATAGGGTTCGCAAAGAAGGAGTAGACGCGATACTCGTGGATTCTCATCTAAGGGAATTTCCGGTGAATTTGAGGTTGAGGGACATGAGGGGCATTCTTCTATACAATTTGGTTGCAGGGTGGAATCAAGTGGTTACAGATTGCCTTCTAGaggaaaacacaaatattCGCCTATGGTCTTTCCACGCCGATGATACACTCTATTTCGCTCTCGTTCCTCTCTATGCCAACTGA
- a CDS encoding transcriptional factor B3 family protein (transcriptional factor B3 family protein; FUNCTIONS IN: DNA binding, sequence-specific DNA binding transcription factor activity; INVOLVED IN: regulation of transcription, DNA-dependent; LOCATED IN: cellular_component unknown; CONTAINS InterPro DOMAIN/s: Transcriptional factor B3 (InterPro:IPR003340); BEST Arabidopsis thaliana protein match is: DNA binding;DNA binding;sequence-specific DNA binding transcription factors (TAIR:AT2G24650.1).) — translation MVLNSSDLGPSRCDIRDLPAPSSTNDQGKTELARKKKVKRSNTEIEADASSSDNSCFVALVTASNLRKDALYLPQDLTSSVGLERKYREIVVTDERERRSWALDLRFNKSSDTFYISRGWRSFCDENGKKPGGVFVFKLVGNRETPVLSFCSTESINDGTQGHKNNKYNCMELKSKKKRMRCRDSTSPSQNRFMTLTLTHDNLIKSRRQLPLPFMRENGLVKPGIINLLGKDGTKWEVNLRREANGTMYLGKGWKDFTIANGLKTGESFTLEAVLENGTRMLSLVSTQSTSDRNQQGECLKDSEKESNSTEPSSGKRKAMINRGVRRKSFPASQNRCVTLKLTHDNLIKSRRYLPLSFTRDNGLDKPGMIFLLGKTGRKWEANLLREASGRIVLTGKGWKEFAMANGLKSGELFTLEAILEKGTPMLSLVNTQSTNYRSQQGECSRDSEKESSICAEPSRGNKKWKATNNRKERRDSSSAIQNRYVTLTLTPEDVRACTLILPSQFMKANGINKLGKKTLLGQNRKKWFAYLLSKSGFVALGSGWKGFCEANGVKTGESFNLEYIDEQDTTPVFKFCSNSVEISWHREERERNRVYHRRGKTIGEYLCFPLEGNL, via the exons ATGGTGCTAAATTCGTCAGATTTAGGACCTAGCCGCTGTGATATTCGAGATTTACCAGCTCCGAGCAGCACCAATGATCAGGGCAAGACCG AACTtgcgaggaagaagaaagtgaagaggaGCAATACAGAAATAGAAGCTgatgcttcttcctccgaCAACTCTTGTTTTGTGGCCCTTGTCACGGCTTCGAATCTACGCAAAGATGCTCTG TATCTTCCACAAGATTTAACAAGTTCAGTTGGTCTTGAAAGGAAATACCGTGAGATTGTTGTAACAGatgaaagggaaagaagatCATGGGCGTTGGATCTGAGGTTCAACAAATCATCTGATACTTTCTACATAAGCCGAGGTTGGAGGAGTTTCTGTGATGAAAACGGTAAAAAGCCAGGAGgtgtctttgttttcaaactaGTTGGAAACAGGGAAACTCCGGTGCTTAGTTTCTGTTCCACTGAATCTATCAACGATGGAACACAAGGACATAAGAACAACAAATACAATTGTATGGAgctgaagagcaagaagaagcgtATGAGATGTAGAGATTCAACTTCACCAAGCCAAAACCGGTTTATGACATTAACACTTACTCATGACAACCTCATAAAAAGTAGACGG CAACTTCCTTTGCCATTTATGAGAGAAAATGGCTTGGTCAAACCTGGGATTATAAATTTGTTGGGTAAAGATGGTACAAAGTGGGAGGTAAATCTTCGACGGGAAGCCAACGGAACCATGTATTTGGGAAAAGGCTGGAAAGATTTCACTATAGCTAACGGCTTAAAGACCGGCGAATCTTTCACGTTGGAGGCAGTTTTGGAGAATGGAACTCGTATGCTCAGTTTGGTCAGTACACAGTCCACAAGTGATAGAAACCAGCAAGGAGAGTGTTTAAAAGATAGCGAGAAAGAGTCAAATTCTACAGAACCTAGCAGTGGAAAAAGGAAAGCCATGATAAACAGAGGCGTGAGAAGAAAGTCATTTCCAGCAAGCCAAAACCGGTGTGTGACATTAAAACTTACTCATGACAACCTCATCAAAAGTAGACGG TATCTTCCGTTGTCATTCACAAGAGATAATGGCTTGGACAAACCTGGGATGATTTTTCTGTTGGGCAAAACTGGTAGAAAGTGGGAGGCAAATCTTCTAAGGGAAGCCTCAGGAAGAATTGTTTTGACGGGAAAGGGCTGGAAAGAGTTCGCCATGGCAAACGGCTTAAAAAGCGGTGAATTGTTCACGTTGGAGGCAATTTTGGAGAAGGGAACTCCTATGCTCAGTTTGGTCAATACACAGTCCACAAATTATAGAAGCCAACAAGGAGAATGTTCAAGAGATAGCGAGAAGGAGTCGTCGATTTGTGCTGAACCTAGTAGAGGAAACAAGAAGTGGAAAGCTACTAACAACAGAAAGGAGAGGAGAGACTCGTCGTCAGCAATCCAAAATCGATATGTGACATTAACACTCACACCAGAAGATGTCAGAGCCTGTACACTA ATTCTTCCGAGTCAATTCATGAAAGCTAATGGCATCAACAAGCTTGGGAAGAAAACTTTGTTGGGTCAAAACAGAAAGAAGTGGTTTGCATATCTACTGTCAAAAAGTGGATTTGTGGCACTGGGATCTGGTTGGAAAGGTTTCTGTGAAGCTAATGGCGTTAAGACAGGAGAATCATTCAATTTGGAATATATTGATGAACAAGACACAACTCCTGTGTTTAAGTTCTGTTCCAACTCCGTAGA AATCAGTTGGCATAGAGAGGAACGAGAGCGAAATAGAGTGTATCATCGGCGTGGAAAGACCATAGGCGaatatttgtgttttcctCTAGAAGGCAATCTGTAA
- a CDS encoding transcriptional factor B3 family protein: MTTSSKVDGDNGLDKPGMIFLLGKTGRKWEANLLREASGRIVLTGKGWKEFAMANGLKSGELFTLEAILEKGTPMLSLVNTQSTNYRSQQGECSRDSEKESSICAEPSRGNKKWKATNNRKERRDSSSAIQNRYVTLTLTPEDVRACTLILPSQFMKANGINKLGKKTLLGQNRKKWFAYLLSKSGFVALGSGWKGFCEANGVKTGESFNLEYIDEQDTTPVFKFCSNSVEISWHREERERNRVYHRRGKTIGEYLCFPLEGNL; encoded by the exons ATGACAACCTCATCAAAAGTAGACGG AGATAATGGCTTGGACAAACCTGGGATGATTTTTCTGTTGGGCAAAACTGGTAGAAAGTGGGAGGCAAATCTTCTAAGGGAAGCCTCAGGAAGAATTGTTTTGACGGGAAAGGGCTGGAAAGAGTTCGCCATGGCAAACGGCTTAAAAAGCGGTGAATTGTTCACGTTGGAGGCAATTTTGGAGAAGGGAACTCCTATGCTCAGTTTGGTCAATACACAGTCCACAAATTATAGAAGCCAACAAGGAGAATGTTCAAGAGATAGCGAGAAGGAGTCGTCGATTTGTGCTGAACCTAGTAGAGGAAACAAGAAGTGGAAAGCTACTAACAACAGAAAGGAGAGGAGAGACTCGTCGTCAGCAATCCAAAATCGATATGTGACATTAACACTCACACCAGAAGATGTCAGAGCCTGTACACTA ATTCTTCCGAGTCAATTCATGAAAGCTAATGGCATCAACAAGCTTGGGAAGAAAACTTTGTTGGGTCAAAACAGAAAGAAGTGGTTTGCATATCTACTGTCAAAAAGTGGATTTGTGGCACTGGGATCTGGTTGGAAAGGTTTCTGTGAAGCTAATGGCGTTAAGACAGGAGAATCATTCAATTTGGAATATATTGATGAACAAGACACAACTCCTGTGTTTAAGTTCTGTTCCAACTCCGTAGA AATCAGTTGGCATAGAGAGGAACGAGAGCGAAATAGAGTGTATCATCGGCGTGGAAAGACCATAGGCGaatatttgtgttttcctCTAGAAGGCAATCTGTAA
- a CDS encoding transcriptional factor B3 family protein produces the protein MYLGKGWKDFTIANGLKTGESFTLEAVLENGTRMLSLVSTQSTSDRNQQGECLKDSEKESNSTEPSSGKRKAMINRGVRRKSFPASQNRCVTLKLTHDNLIKSRRYLPLSFTRDNGLDKPGMIFLLGKTGRKWEANLLREASGRIVLTGKGWKEFAMANGLKSGELFTLEAILEKGTPMLSLVNTQSTNYRSQQGECSRDSEKESSICAEPSRGNKKWKATNNRKERRDSSSAIQNRYVTLTLTPEDVRACTLILPSQFMKANGINKLGKKTLLGQNRKKWFAYLLSKSGFVALGSGWKGFCEANGVKTGESFNLEYIDEQDTTPVFKFCSNSVEISWHREERERNRVYHRRGKTIGEYLCFPLEGNL, from the exons ATGTATTTGGGAAAAGGCTGGAAAGATTTCACTATAGCTAACGGCTTAAAGACCGGCGAATCTTTCACGTTGGAGGCAGTTTTGGAGAATGGAACTCGTATGCTCAGTTTGGTCAGTACACAGTCCACAAGTGATAGAAACCAGCAAGGAGAGTGTTTAAAAGATAGCGAGAAAGAGTCAAATTCTACAGAACCTAGCAGTGGAAAAAGGAAAGCCATGATAAACAGAGGCGTGAGAAGAAAGTCATTTCCAGCAAGCCAAAACCGGTGTGTGACATTAAAACTTACTCATGACAACCTCATCAAAAGTAGACGG TATCTTCCGTTGTCATTCACAAGAGATAATGGCTTGGACAAACCTGGGATGATTTTTCTGTTGGGCAAAACTGGTAGAAAGTGGGAGGCAAATCTTCTAAGGGAAGCCTCAGGAAGAATTGTTTTGACGGGAAAGGGCTGGAAAGAGTTCGCCATGGCAAACGGCTTAAAAAGCGGTGAATTGTTCACGTTGGAGGCAATTTTGGAGAAGGGAACTCCTATGCTCAGTTTGGTCAATACACAGTCCACAAATTATAGAAGCCAACAAGGAGAATGTTCAAGAGATAGCGAGAAGGAGTCGTCGATTTGTGCTGAACCTAGTAGAGGAAACAAGAAGTGGAAAGCTACTAACAACAGAAAGGAGAGGAGAGACTCGTCGTCAGCAATCCAAAATCGATATGTGACATTAACACTCACACCAGAAGATGTCAGAGCCTGTACACTA ATTCTTCCGAGTCAATTCATGAAAGCTAATGGCATCAACAAGCTTGGGAAGAAAACTTTGTTGGGTCAAAACAGAAAGAAGTGGTTTGCATATCTACTGTCAAAAAGTGGATTTGTGGCACTGGGATCTGGTTGGAAAGGTTTCTGTGAAGCTAATGGCGTTAAGACAGGAGAATCATTCAATTTGGAATATATTGATGAACAAGACACAACTCCTGTGTTTAAGTTCTGTTCCAACTCCGTAGA AATCAGTTGGCATAGAGAGGAACGAGAGCGAAATAGAGTGTATCATCGGCGTGGAAAGACCATAGGCGaatatttgtgttttcctCTAGAAGGCAATCTGTAA
- a CDS encoding transcriptional factor B3 family protein, producing the protein MVLNSSDLGPSRCDIRDLPAPSSTNDQGKTELARKKKVKRSNTEIEADASSSDNSCFVALVTASNLRKDALYLPQDLTSSVGLERKYREIVVTDERERRSWALDLRFNKSSDTFYISRGWRSFCDENGKKPGGVFVFKLVGNRETPVLSFCSTESINDGTQGHKNNKYNCMELKSKKKRMRCRDSTSPSQNRFMTLTLTHDNLIKSRRQLPLPFMRENGLVKPGIINLLGKDGTKWEVNLRREANGTMYLGKGWKDFTIANGLKTGESFTLEAVLENGTRMLSLVSTQSTSDRNQQGECLKDSEKESNSTEPSSGKRKAMINRGVRRKSFPASQNRCVTLKLTHDNLIKSRRVSSSINPCFRGYVSFISCTHIRYVIRSFMLQYLPLSFTRDNGLDKPGMIFLLGKTGRKWEANLLREASGRIVLTGKGWKEFAMANGLKSGELFTLEAILEKGTPMLSLVNTQSTNYRSQQGECSRDSEKESSICAEPSRGNKKWKATNNRKERRDSSSAIQNRYVTLTLTPEDVRACTLILPSQFMKANGINKLGKKTLLGQNRKKWFAYLLSKSGFVALGSGWKGFCEANGVKTGESFNLEYIDEQDTTPVFKFCSNSVEYVKFTSLP; encoded by the exons ATGGTGCTAAATTCGTCAGATTTAGGACCTAGCCGCTGTGATATTCGAGATTTACCAGCTCCGAGCAGCACCAATGATCAGGGCAAGACCG AACTtgcgaggaagaagaaagtgaagaggaGCAATACAGAAATAGAAGCTgatgcttcttcctccgaCAACTCTTGTTTTGTGGCCCTTGTCACGGCTTCGAATCTACGCAAAGATGCTCTG TATCTTCCACAAGATTTAACAAGTTCAGTTGGTCTTGAAAGGAAATACCGTGAGATTGTTGTAACAGatgaaagggaaagaagatCATGGGCGTTGGATCTGAGGTTCAACAAATCATCTGATACTTTCTACATAAGCCGAGGTTGGAGGAGTTTCTGTGATGAAAACGGTAAAAAGCCAGGAGgtgtctttgttttcaaactaGTTGGAAACAGGGAAACTCCGGTGCTTAGTTTCTGTTCCACTGAATCTATCAACGATGGAACACAAGGACATAAGAACAACAAATACAATTGTATGGAgctgaagagcaagaagaagcgtATGAGATGTAGAGATTCAACTTCACCAAGCCAAAACCGGTTTATGACATTAACACTTACTCATGACAACCTCATAAAAAGTAGACGG CAACTTCCTTTGCCATTTATGAGAGAAAATGGCTTGGTCAAACCTGGGATTATAAATTTGTTGGGTAAAGATGGTACAAAGTGGGAGGTAAATCTTCGACGGGAAGCCAACGGAACCATGTATTTGGGAAAAGGCTGGAAAGATTTCACTATAGCTAACGGCTTAAAGACCGGCGAATCTTTCACGTTGGAGGCAGTTTTGGAGAATGGAACTCGTATGCTCAGTTTGGTCAGTACACAGTCCACAAGTGATAGAAACCAGCAAGGAGAGTGTTTAAAAGATAGCGAGAAAGAGTCAAATTCTACAGAACCTAGCAGTGGAAAAAGGAAAGCCATGATAAACAGAGGCGTGAGAAGAAAGTCATTTCCAGCAAGCCAAAACCGGTGTGTGACATTAAAACTTACTCATGACAACCTCATCAAAAGTAGACGGGTGAGTTCATCAATCAACCCTTGTTTTAGAGGGTACGTTAGTTTTATCTCTTGCACTCATATTAGGTATGTTATCCGTTCATTTATGCTCCAGTATCTTCCGTTGTCATTCACAAGAGATAATGGCTTGGACAAACCTGGGATGATTTTTCTGTTGGGCAAAACTGGTAGAAAGTGGGAGGCAAATCTTCTAAGGGAAGCCTCAGGAAGAATTGTTTTGACGGGAAAGGGCTGGAAAGAGTTCGCCATGGCAAACGGCTTAAAAAGCGGTGAATTGTTCACGTTGGAGGCAATTTTGGAGAAGGGAACTCCTATGCTCAGTTTGGTCAATACACAGTCCACAAATTATAGAAGCCAACAAGGAGAATGTTCAAGAGATAGCGAGAAGGAGTCGTCGATTTGTGCTGAACCTAGTAGAGGAAACAAGAAGTGGAAAGCTACTAACAACAGAAAGGAGAGGAGAGACTCGTCGTCAGCAATCCAAAATCGATATGTGACATTAACACTCACACCAGAAGATGTCAGAGCCTGTACACTA ATTCTTCCGAGTCAATTCATGAAAGCTAATGGCATCAACAAGCTTGGGAAGAAAACTTTGTTGGGTCAAAACAGAAAGAAGTGGTTTGCATATCTACTGTCAAAAAGTGGATTTGTGGCACTGGGATCTGGTTGGAAAGGTTTCTGTGAAGCTAATGGCGTTAAGACAGGAGAATCATTCAATTTGGAATATATTGATGAACAAGACACAACTCCTGTGTTTAAGTTCTGTTCCAACTCCGTAGAGTATGTAAAGTTCACAAGCCTTCCTTAA
- a CDS encoding transcriptional factor B3 family protein (transcriptional factor B3 family protein; FUNCTIONS IN: DNA binding, sequence-specific DNA binding transcription factor activity; INVOLVED IN: regulation of transcription, DNA-dependent; LOCATED IN: cellular_component unknown; CONTAINS InterPro DOMAIN/s: Transcriptional factor B3 (InterPro:IPR003340); BEST Arabidopsis thaliana protein match is: DNA binding;DNA binding;sequence-specific DNA binding transcription factors (TAIR:AT2G24650.1); Has 665 Blast hits to 176 proteins in 14 species: Archae - 0; Bacteria - 0; Metazoa - 0; Fungi - 2; Plants - 663; Viruses - 0; Other Eukaryotes - 0 (source: NCBI BLink).), whose product MVLNSSDLGPSRCDIRDLPAPSSTNDQGKTELARKKKVKRSNTEIEADASSSDNSCFVALVTASNLRKDALYLPQDLTSSVGLERKYREIVVTDERERRSWALDLRFNKSSDTFYISRGWRSFCDENGKKPGGVFVFKLVGNRETPVLSFCSTESINDGTQGHKNNKYNCMELKSKKKRMRCRDSTSPSQNRFMTLTLTHDNLIKSRRYLPLSFTRDNGLDKPGMIFLLGKTGRKWEANLLREASGRIVLTGKGWKEFAMANGLKSGELFTLEAILEKGTPMLSLVNTQSTNYRSQQGECSRDSEKESSICAEPSRGNKKWKATNNRKERRDSSSAIQNRYVTLTLTPEDVRACTLILPSQFMKANGINKLGKKTLLGQNRKKWFAYLLSKSGFVALGSGWKGFCEANGVKTGESFNLEYIDEQDTTPVFKFCSNSVEYVKFTSLP is encoded by the exons ATGGTGCTAAATTCGTCAGATTTAGGACCTAGCCGCTGTGATATTCGAGATTTACCAGCTCCGAGCAGCACCAATGATCAGGGCAAGACCG AACTtgcgaggaagaagaaagtgaagaggaGCAATACAGAAATAGAAGCTgatgcttcttcctccgaCAACTCTTGTTTTGTGGCCCTTGTCACGGCTTCGAATCTACGCAAAGATGCTCTG TATCTTCCACAAGATTTAACAAGTTCAGTTGGTCTTGAAAGGAAATACCGTGAGATTGTTGTAACAGatgaaagggaaagaagatCATGGGCGTTGGATCTGAGGTTCAACAAATCATCTGATACTTTCTACATAAGCCGAGGTTGGAGGAGTTTCTGTGATGAAAACGGTAAAAAGCCAGGAGgtgtctttgttttcaaactaGTTGGAAACAGGGAAACTCCGGTGCTTAGTTTCTGTTCCACTGAATCTATCAACGATGGAACACAAGGACATAAGAACAACAAATACAATTGTATGGAgctgaagagcaagaagaagcgtATGAGATGTAGAGATTCAACTTCACCAAGCCAAAACCGGTTTATGACATTAACACTTACTCATGACAACCTCATAAAAAGTAGACGG TATCTTCCGTTGTCATTCACAAGAGATAATGGCTTGGACAAACCTGGGATGATTTTTCTGTTGGGCAAAACTGGTAGAAAGTGGGAGGCAAATCTTCTAAGGGAAGCCTCAGGAAGAATTGTTTTGACGGGAAAGGGCTGGAAAGAGTTCGCCATGGCAAACGGCTTAAAAAGCGGTGAATTGTTCACGTTGGAGGCAATTTTGGAGAAGGGAACTCCTATGCTCAGTTTGGTCAATACACAGTCCACAAATTATAGAAGCCAACAAGGAGAATGTTCAAGAGATAGCGAGAAGGAGTCGTCGATTTGTGCTGAACCTAGTAGAGGAAACAAGAAGTGGAAAGCTACTAACAACAGAAAGGAGAGGAGAGACTCGTCGTCAGCAATCCAAAATCGATATGTGACATTAACACTCACACCAGAAGATGTCAGAGCCTGTACACTA ATTCTTCCGAGTCAATTCATGAAAGCTAATGGCATCAACAAGCTTGGGAAGAAAACTTTGTTGGGTCAAAACAGAAAGAAGTGGTTTGCATATCTACTGTCAAAAAGTGGATTTGTGGCACTGGGATCTGGTTGGAAAGGTTTCTGTGAAGCTAATGGCGTTAAGACAGGAGAATCATTCAATTTGGAATATATTGATGAACAAGACACAACTCCTGTGTTTAAGTTCTGTTCCAACTCCGTAGAGTATGTAAAGTTCACAAGCCTTCCTTAA
- a CDS encoding transcriptional factor B3 family protein, protein MVLNSSDLGPSRCDIRDLPAPSSTNDQGKTELARKKKVKRSNTEIEADASSSDNSCFVALVTASNLRKDALYLPQDLTSSVGLERKYREIVVTDERERRSWALDLRFNKSSDTFYISRGWRSFCDENGKKPGGVFVFKLVGNRETPVLSFCSTESINDGTQGHKNNKYNCMELKSKKKRMRCRDSTSPSQNRFMTLTLTHDNLIKSRRQLPLPFMRENGLVKPGIINLLGKDGTKWEVNLRREANGTMYLGKGWKDFTIANGLKTGESFTLEAVLENGTRMLSLVSTQSTSDRNQQGECLKDSEKESNSTEPSSGKRKAMINRGVRRKSFPASQNRCVTLKLTHDNLIKSRRYLPLSFTRDNGLDKPGMIFLLGKTGRKWEANLLREASGRIVLTGKGWKEFAMANGLKSGELFTLEAILEKGTPMLSLVNTQSTNYRSQQGECSRDSEKESSICAEPSRGNKKWKATNNRKERRDSSSAIQNRYVTLTLTPEDVRACTLILPSQFMKANGINKLGKKTLLGQNRKKWFAYLLSKSGFVALGSGWKGFCEANGVKTGESFNLEYIDEQDTTPVFKFCSNSVEYVKFTSLP, encoded by the exons ATGGTGCTAAATTCGTCAGATTTAGGACCTAGCCGCTGTGATATTCGAGATTTACCAGCTCCGAGCAGCACCAATGATCAGGGCAAGACCG AACTtgcgaggaagaagaaagtgaagaggaGCAATACAGAAATAGAAGCTgatgcttcttcctccgaCAACTCTTGTTTTGTGGCCCTTGTCACGGCTTCGAATCTACGCAAAGATGCTCTG TATCTTCCACAAGATTTAACAAGTTCAGTTGGTCTTGAAAGGAAATACCGTGAGATTGTTGTAACAGatgaaagggaaagaagatCATGGGCGTTGGATCTGAGGTTCAACAAATCATCTGATACTTTCTACATAAGCCGAGGTTGGAGGAGTTTCTGTGATGAAAACGGTAAAAAGCCAGGAGgtgtctttgttttcaaactaGTTGGAAACAGGGAAACTCCGGTGCTTAGTTTCTGTTCCACTGAATCTATCAACGATGGAACACAAGGACATAAGAACAACAAATACAATTGTATGGAgctgaagagcaagaagaagcgtATGAGATGTAGAGATTCAACTTCACCAAGCCAAAACCGGTTTATGACATTAACACTTACTCATGACAACCTCATAAAAAGTAGACGG CAACTTCCTTTGCCATTTATGAGAGAAAATGGCTTGGTCAAACCTGGGATTATAAATTTGTTGGGTAAAGATGGTACAAAGTGGGAGGTAAATCTTCGACGGGAAGCCAACGGAACCATGTATTTGGGAAAAGGCTGGAAAGATTTCACTATAGCTAACGGCTTAAAGACCGGCGAATCTTTCACGTTGGAGGCAGTTTTGGAGAATGGAACTCGTATGCTCAGTTTGGTCAGTACACAGTCCACAAGTGATAGAAACCAGCAAGGAGAGTGTTTAAAAGATAGCGAGAAAGAGTCAAATTCTACAGAACCTAGCAGTGGAAAAAGGAAAGCCATGATAAACAGAGGCGTGAGAAGAAAGTCATTTCCAGCAAGCCAAAACCGGTGTGTGACATTAAAACTTACTCATGACAACCTCATCAAAAGTAGACGG TATCTTCCGTTGTCATTCACAAGAGATAATGGCTTGGACAAACCTGGGATGATTTTTCTGTTGGGCAAAACTGGTAGAAAGTGGGAGGCAAATCTTCTAAGGGAAGCCTCAGGAAGAATTGTTTTGACGGGAAAGGGCTGGAAAGAGTTCGCCATGGCAAACGGCTTAAAAAGCGGTGAATTGTTCACGTTGGAGGCAATTTTGGAGAAGGGAACTCCTATGCTCAGTTTGGTCAATACACAGTCCACAAATTATAGAAGCCAACAAGGAGAATGTTCAAGAGATAGCGAGAAGGAGTCGTCGATTTGTGCTGAACCTAGTAGAGGAAACAAGAAGTGGAAAGCTACTAACAACAGAAAGGAGAGGAGAGACTCGTCGTCAGCAATCCAAAATCGATATGTGACATTAACACTCACACCAGAAGATGTCAGAGCCTGTACACTA ATTCTTCCGAGTCAATTCATGAAAGCTAATGGCATCAACAAGCTTGGGAAGAAAACTTTGTTGGGTCAAAACAGAAAGAAGTGGTTTGCATATCTACTGTCAAAAAGTGGATTTGTGGCACTGGGATCTGGTTGGAAAGGTTTCTGTGAAGCTAATGGCGTTAAGACAGGAGAATCATTCAATTTGGAATATATTGATGAACAAGACACAACTCCTGTGTTTAAGTTCTGTTCCAACTCCGTAGAGTATGTAAAGTTCACAAGCCTTCCTTAA